One Cyanobacterium sp. T60_A2020_053 genomic window, CGACTCGATCATCTTTGATGCCACTAATTAACATCTGACTAACTTCTCTTTTAATCAGAGAAGATACTTTTTCAATACGACGACTATTAGCCATTTTATATTGCTCTTAATAATATTTTTTATACTTCTTTTTTTATATAATTAATTTTAGTAATTTAATTTAGAAAATCAATTTATGAATGTTTTATCTCAAAAATAGCTATTTTTTTACTTATTTTCTATATCTACTTTTAATCACATGGTATTCAAACCTAACATAGCTTCTAGAGTAAAATATAGGAAAGAAAAACCGCCAATCAAAATCCCAAAAATAGCTATTCCAGTGAAAGGATTATTAAATAAAGGTTTAATTTGTTCCCACAAAAAAATAAATATTCCCAAAATTAAACTCACCATGTAGCGAGGATAACGCAATACATTTTCAAAAAATTCACCCATAGCTTACCTAAACCAAACTTTTTCTGTCTTAAACTATAACAATTTATTTTCTATTTTGTCAAATTTGAGTTTTAATTTTTATTAATTATCGACTAAATTAATTAACTTATTAATATACAATAAATAAAACTTTTATCTATCAACTTATTTAATCATAAAATATGGTAAAGTAATAGTTTTTATCAAGAGTAAATTTGGTAACAGAGTGGTTAATTTTTTTTAAGATCAAGTAACTTAGCTTGGGTAAAATCAACTTGATCAAAATTGCACCAGCGCCCGTCAGCGTTATTAAAAATAGTATTATGAACATTAGCTAAAACTAGATAAGCCTTAACTAAATGAGTATTAACCAACTGTGCAAAACTAAGATTAACCTTATATAAATAAGCTCCAATTAACTCAGCTTCATAAAGATTAGCATAACTTAAATCAGACTCATTAAGAGTAGCATTAATTAAGTTTGCTTCACTAAGATTAGCTCTATTTAACTGAGCATTAATGATCAAACTATCACGCAAATTAGCTAACCGTAAATTAACTCCAATTAAATTACAATAACTTAGATTAGTACCTCGTAAATCAGCGCCCCTCAAACTACAACCAATCAAATTACTATGACTAAGATCACAGTAACTTAAATCAACTTGATCTAAATTATGATTACTTAAATCAATACCTCTTAAATCAAGAATTTTGCTACCAGAATTATGATGGCGTAATTGATTCCAGCGTTGAATATCAGAAGTTAAAACTTGCCATTCTAATTGATGTTTCATCGTCACAAATTAATAATTTTCCCTATCTCCTCGACACCATTTCTCAAAGCTATGATGAGAAGGCAAGGGGAGCAACAAGGGGCGCACATCCCCTTGCCTTTCCTTGTTACCTTGCCTATATACAATCAATTTTGCCAGAGAACTTACTAGCTATTTATTTGGCAATAAGTTGCTTCGATTCAGCTTCTTGAGCGAGGAATTTTTCTAATTCCGTTAACGCTTCTGCATCTACTTTAGTCTGCATGGGACAGAATTTAGGACCACACATAGAACAGAATTCAGCCGTTTTATAAATATCCGCCGGTAAAGTTTCATCGTGATATTCTTTTGCCCTTTCTGGGTCTAAAGATAACTCAAATTGACGATTCCAGTCAAAATTATAACGAGCTTCCGATAATTGATCATCTCGATCTCGGGCGCCGGGGCGATGACGGGCAATATCAGCAGCATGAGCAGCGATTTTATAAGCAATTAAACCATTGCGCACGTCTTCAGCGTCAGGTAAGCCTAAATGTTCTTTGGGTGTTACATAACATAACATGGCAGTGCCATACCAACCAGCCATGGCAGCACCAATGGCACTGGTAATATGGTCGTAACCGGGCGCAATATCAGTAACTAACGGACCGAGAACGTAGAAGGGCGCTTCGGAGCATTCTTCCATTTGTTTTTTAACATTGAACTCAATTTGATCCATCGGTACATGACCCGGACCTTCCACCATTACTTGTAAATCATGTTCCCAAGCACGGCGAGTTAACTGTCCGAGGGTTTTTAAC contains:
- a CDS encoding DUF751 family protein — its product is MGEFFENVLRYPRYMVSLILGIFIFLWEQIKPLFNNPFTGIAIFGILIGGFSFLYFTLEAMLGLNTM
- a CDS encoding pentapeptide repeat-containing protein is translated as MKHQLEWQVLTSDIQRWNQLRHHNSGSKILDLRGIDLSNHNLDQVDLSYCDLSHSNLIGCSLRGADLRGTNLSYCNLIGVNLRLANLRDSLIINAQLNRANLSEANLINATLNESDLSYANLYEAELIGAYLYKVNLSFAQLVNTHLVKAYLVLANVHNTIFNNADGRWCNFDQVDFTQAKLLDLKKN